CTCGACGTCACTGGTCAGCCGGCTGATCGTCTTGCCCGACGTGTAGCGCTCGTGGAAGGCCAGCGGCAGGGACTGCACGTGCCGGAAGACCCGCCGGCGCAGCGTGAGCAGCACCGCCTGCCCGACCCGGCCGGAGCCCAGCAGGAAGCGGTACCGGAGCCCGGCGTCGGCGCAGGCTGCCGCGACCATCGCGACCGTGACCCAGACCAGCGGCCACGGGTCACCGGCCAGCAGGGCGGGGACGGCGACGTCGATCCCGACCCCGATGAGGAACGGCCCGGCCAGCCACGCCGCGTTCTGCAGCAGGAGCACACCCAGCAGCAGCCAGAGGGCGCGGCGGTGCGGGGACAGCAGCTCGCCCATCAGCCGGCGGGACCGGTCGCGGAGGAACAGCCCGGCCGAGGTCGACAGGTCCTCGTCGCCCTCGGTGGCCACCCCACGCCAGGACGCGGAGGCGTCCGGCGCGGACGGCGGCGGGGGAGCGGTGGTGGTCATCGGGGAGCCGCCGAGGAGAGCTCGGACCCGCTGGAGAGCAGGTCGCGGTAGGCCGGCACCTCGGCGAGCAGGTCGGTGTGCCGGCCGACGGCGGTGATCCGGCCGTCCTCCAGCAGCGCGACCCGGTCGGCGAGCAGCACCGTGGAGGCCCGGTGGGCGACCACCAGTGCGGTGGTCGCGGCCAGCACCTCCCGCAACGCGGACTCGACCAGGGCCTCGGTGTGCACGTCGAGGGCGGACAACGGGTCGTCCAGCACCAGCACCGAGGGGCGGCCCAGCACGGCCCGGGCCAGCGCGAGGCGCTGTCGCTGCCCGCCGGACAGGGACAGGCCCTGCTCGCCGATCCGGGTGTCCAGGCCCCAGGGCAGGTCGTGCACGAAGCCGGCTTGGGCGACGGCGAGGGCCTCGGTGACGTCGGCGTCGGTGGCCTCGGGCCGGCCCAGGGTGAGGTTCTCCCGGACGCTCATCGAGAACAGCGTGGCGTCCTCGAACGCGGTGGCGACGACGGTGCGCAGCTGGGCCAGGGGCAGGTCGCGGACGTCGTGCCCGTCGAGGGTGACCCGCCCGGAGGTGACGTCGTAGAGCCGGCCGACCAGGGCCGTCACGGTGGTCTTGCCCGACCCGGTGGCCCCGACGAGCGCGACGGTCTCGCCCGGTGCGACGTCGAGGTCCACCCCGCGGAGCACCGCCTCCCCGGCGCCGGGGTGGGCGAACCCGACGTCCTCGAAGCGCAGCCGGGCGGGTCGGGCGACCGGTCGGTCGGTGACGCCGGGGGTGTCGGCGACGGTCATCGGGGCGTCGAGCAGCTCGCCGATCCGGTCGCAGGCGCTGGCGGTCTCCTGGGCCTGGGCGAGCAGCCAGCCCAGCGACAGGATGGGCCACTGCAGCACCGTGAACAGGGTGACGAAGCCGACCAGCCCGCCCACGGTGAGCGCCCCGGTGGAGACGCCGACCGCCCCGCCGACCAGGACCAGGGCCAGGGTGATCTGCGGGTGGAACTCGAAGACCACCCAGAGCTTGGCCAGCGTGCGGACCTTGCGCAGCTGCAGGCCCCGCAGCGACACGGCGGTGCGGTCGTAGCGGTCGAAGACCAGCCGGCTGCGGCCCAGGGACTTGACCACCCGGATGCCCTGGACGGCCTCCTCCACGTCGGTGGCCAGCTCGCCCTGCTCGTCCTGGACGGCCCGGGACTCGGTGTTGTACCGACTCTCCAGCCGGAGCCCGACCGACACCAGCGGGACCGTGGTCACCAGGACGGCGACGCCCAGCGGCCACCAGGTGGCGATCAGCAACCCGCCGACGACGACGCAGGTGATCAGGTTGACCACCAGGAACACCGCGCCGAACCCGACGAACCGGCGGACGGTCGCGATGTCGGTGGTGGCCCGGGAGAGCAGCTGCCCCGAGGACCAGCGGTCGTGGAACTCCACGGGCAGGCGCTGCAGCCGCTGGTAGAGGGTGTCGCGGAGGTCGCGCTCGATCTGCAGGCTGGAGGAGTTCATCGCCCAGCGGCGCAGGAAGAACAGGAACGCCTCGGCGACGCCGAAGGCCAGCGCGAGGCCGAGCAGCGGGACCAGCCCGCTGCGGTCGTCGTCGGCGATCGGACCGTCGACGACGGCCTGCACCACCAGGGGCGCGACCAGCTGGGTGAGCGTGGCCAGCAGGGCCGCGACGAACGTCAGCACCAGCAGCCCGGTGTAGGGCCGGGCGAAGGGCCACAGCCGCCACAGCGCCGAGAGCCGCCCCCGCTCGGGGGGCGGCGCGGGCGGGGCGGTGGCGGTCACCCCCCGAGGCTAGGTGCGACCTCCGACAGTTCCGAGCGCTTTACCTGTGCCGGCGGACGCCGAAGACGATGTCCTCCCAGGCCGGGATGGCCGCGCGCGGGTCCTCCGCCTCGCCGTCCACCCGGTCGAAGACGACGGTGTCGTGGGTGTCGGGCCCGCCGTCGCCGGAGAGCAGCACGTCGACCGGGTTGCCGTCGGTGGGGACGACGTTGCGCACGTCGGCGTCGAGGTCCTCGTCGGGGGCGAGGTCGGCCTCGTCGGCGCGGTCGCCGGCCAGGTCACCGGCCCACTCGTCGTCGTCGGCCTCCTCGCGCACCACGGCGATCGAGCGGCGCGGGGCGGGTGCGGCGGGCAGACCGGCCGGCACGTCGGGGACGACCCGGACCAGCCGGGTGCCCTCGGCGAAGTCCATCGTGGTGGCGTCGACCGGGGTGACGGTCTTGGTGGCGGTGTCGTAGCTCCACTTGGTGACCCCGGACTTGTGCCCGGCCCGCCAGGCGGCCCGGACCTGCCAGGTGCCGTCCTCGGTGCGGTGGGAGTCCCAGCGGACGGCGTCGAGGTCGGCGCCGAGCAGTCGCAGGCGCTCGGACATGAACTGCTCCAGCGGCACGCTGGGGGTGCCCTCGGAGAGCCGGACCCGGGCGGTCTGCGCCTGCTGGGCGACCCGCTCCCGCTCCTGGAGCACCGGGTGGGCGAAGCGCATGATCCGCTCGACCGACGTGCCGGAGGCGTGCGCGACCTGCTCGGGGGTCTCCCCGGCGCGGATGCGGGCCTGGATGACCCGCGGGGGCAGGGCGTTGCCCTGGTCGAGCTCGATCTGGCCCATCCGCTGGGCGTCGCCGCGGACGGCGGCCTTGAGCCGGTCGTCGATGGGCAGGTGGAACCGCTCACCGTTGTCGATGGAGTCCGGGACGTCGGCGGCGAGGACCAGGCTGCGTCCGTCGTCGGAGAGCGCCACGAGGCGCAGGGTGCGCATGGGGGCGACCTCCAGGGGAGCCGTCGGGACGGTCCCCGGACGAGGACCAGCGCCGAGGTTATCCGGGCAGGTGGGGACCCTCCGGTCGACACGCCACACCCCGCGGGTCTGCCCGACGGGGGGCACCCAGGGTCACTGTCCGGACGCTGTGAGTGTCTCCCGCGCGGCGCCCGCAGGTCGTCGTGACATGCCGTGGCAACACGGACGGGGGAGGGTGGGCGCTCGACGTCACCGGCCCCGCGCCGGTGGGAGGAGGCGCTCGTGTGCGGCATCTCGGCCGAGATCCGGTTCGACGGCGGGGTCGCCGACGTCGGCGCGGTCGCCGCGATGTGCGACGAGCTGGCCGCCCGCGGCCCGGACGGGTCGGGGGTCTGGCAGTCCGGCCCGGTCGCCCTCGGTCACCGGAGGCTGAAGATCATCGACCTCACCGAGGCCGGGGCCCAGCCGATGGTCGACATCGAGCTCGGGCTCACCTGCGTGTTCAACGGGATCGTCTACAACTACCGCGAGCTGCGCGAGGAGCTGCGGTCGGCGGGCTACCGGTTCGCCTCCACCAGCGACACCGAGGTGGTGCTCAAGGCCTACCACCGCTGGGGCGCGGCCTGCGTGGAGAAGTTCCTCGGCATGTTCGCCTTCGTCGTGGTCGAGCGCGGGTCGGGTCGCGTCGTCGTCGCCCGGGACCGGCTCGGCATCAAGCCGGTGTACCTCAGCCGCGGGCCGGGCCGGGTGCGGATCGCCTCCAGCCTGCCGGCGCTGGTCCGCGCCGGGGGCGTGGACACCTCCATCGACCCGGTCGCCCTGCACCACTACATGTCCTTCCACTCCGTCGTCCCGGCGCCGCGGACGATCCTGGCCGGCGTCGGCAAGCTGCCCCCGGCCACGGTGCGCACCTACGAGGCCGACGGCCGGG
This sequence is a window from Geodermatophilaceae bacterium NBWT11. Protein-coding genes within it:
- a CDS encoding DUF3071 domain-containing protein, with amino-acid sequence MRTLRLVALSDDGRSLVLAADVPDSIDNGERFHLPIDDRLKAAVRGDAQRMGQIELDQGNALPPRVIQARIRAGETPEQVAHASGTSVERIMRFAHPVLQERERVAQQAQTARVRLSEGTPSVPLEQFMSERLRLLGADLDAVRWDSHRTEDGTWQVRAAWRAGHKSGVTKWSYDTATKTVTPVDATTMDFAEGTRLVRVVPDVPAGLPAAPAPRRSIAVVREEADDDEWAGDLAGDRADEADLAPDEDLDADVRNVVPTDGNPVDVLLSGDGGPDTHDTVVFDRVDGEAEDPRAAIPAWEDIVFGVRRHR
- a CDS encoding ABC transporter ATP-binding protein, yielding MTATAPPAPPPERGRLSALWRLWPFARPYTGLLVLTFVAALLATLTQLVAPLVVQAVVDGPIADDDRSGLVPLLGLALAFGVAEAFLFFLRRWAMNSSSLQIERDLRDTLYQRLQRLPVEFHDRWSSGQLLSRATTDIATVRRFVGFGAVFLVVNLITCVVVGGLLIATWWPLGVAVLVTTVPLVSVGLRLESRYNTESRAVQDEQGELATDVEEAVQGIRVVKSLGRSRLVFDRYDRTAVSLRGLQLRKVRTLAKLWVVFEFHPQITLALVLVGGAVGVSTGALTVGGLVGFVTLFTVLQWPILSLGWLLAQAQETASACDRIGELLDAPMTVADTPGVTDRPVARPARLRFEDVGFAHPGAGEAVLRGVDLDVAPGETVALVGATGSGKTTVTALVGRLYDVTSGRVTLDGHDVRDLPLAQLRTVVATAFEDATLFSMSVRENLTLGRPEATDADVTEALAVAQAGFVHDLPWGLDTRIGEQGLSLSGGQRQRLALARAVLGRPSVLVLDDPLSALDVHTEALVESALREVLAATTALVVAHRASTVLLADRVALLEDGRITAVGRHTDLLAEVPAYRDLLSSGSELSSAAPR